Within the Acidipropionibacterium acidipropionici genome, the region TGGCCAGCGGCATCCTGCACCTGGTCGTCGTGGTCTCGCTGGTCCGGTCCGGGGCGCCCGCCTGGTTCCTCGTGCTGGCGGCGCTGGCCGGGGTGGCGGTGGTCAGCGCCCTCCTGCCGGTCAGCCGACGCTGGCTGGCCGGGGCCCCTCAGACGCGCTGAGCGGTCCCGGGGCCTCACTCGTCCTCGTCGTCCAGGCGCGCCAGGAAGGTGGCCAGCCGCTCCACCGCGACCTCGAACTCCGGGTTGAGGTCGACGAAGTGGCGCATCTCCTCGGCCATCCAGCCCAGCGTGGCCTCCTCGTCGCCCCGACGACGCTCC harbors:
- a CDS encoding DUF6104 family protein; this translates as MYFTDRGIEELERRRGDEEATLGWMAEEMRHFVDLNPEFEVAVERLATFLARLDDEDE